The genomic DNA CGACCCGtcataacttattctaagtatttcttgaattgttttattaggaATTCTTGTATACATAGCCAATACACTTTCCCATTCGTTCGAGCTTTTACCATATAGATATGAACCAAGCACTATTAAAGCCAGTGGAAGGCCCCTGGCATAACTTGTTACATGCCCTATGAGTTCCAAAAAATCGTAGTTAGGTATGTCACTTTTGAAGGCATTCCAGCGAAAGAGCTGATGAGCTTCATAGCAATTCAATTTATTCACCTGATATGCTAAATCAACTCCGCGTGCAATAAGTAAATGTTTATATCTTGGTGTTGTGATGATTCTACTTCGTAAGCGAAACCTATCACCTTTTGCGACTAACTTTTTGAATTGCTTTGGCAATAGTTGTCTTTCTAATCCAACGCGTTCCAAAGATCCCTATTGTGCACGTAATGCCCTTCTTCTCTATATCTATAAGTGACTTCACATCTTGTGCATGAGATTCTTTTCCAGCTGGATACTGAGCAACTTTGAAGTATGTGTTGTTTACTAATATCGAATCCACCCATTTAATGATTTCGTACATGAATTCAGGTTCATTCCTAACAACACAAAGAgataacaaaacatcaaattaatgagttattttcatattaaaagaatagaaatatttaaaagattaattatatagggttaaatactaaatacccccctTGGTTTaagttgctttatttttttcccccttagcgtttaatttttatcacaggaggtccctatggttttgataatagaccaaattagtcctctgttagttgaccgttagttgacttaacggaagtccNNNNNNNNNNNNNNNNNNNNNNNNNNNNNNNNNNNNNNNNNNNNNNNNNNNNNNNNNNNNNNNNNNNNNNNNNNNNNNNNNNNNNNNNNNNNNNNNNNNNtttttaattaaaaaaaattaatatatgtgccatgtgtcgacgtctgattggtccacgtgtcagtttaacggtcaactaacggtcaactaacggatggactaatttggtcacttatcaaaaccacagggacctcctgtgataaaaatgaaaccccagggaggaaaaaataaagttgtgaaaccccatggactaatttagtatttaaccctattattTAATGATGCCCGCAGAAACCAATGCCGCGTtgcatcattaaataatatgcgttagttaaaaaaataaaaaaaatcttttgtcaacgaaaacaaaaaagaaagcttTTGTCAACGAATCCATTGCCTGCACTTTCAATAAACTAACGCATAAATAAACGACAAATTGCCTCAAGTTGGTTTgtagaaaaaattttaacaaaaaaaaaactaaataacgaAAAATAGGTGGCCTTTTTATATTAAGAAATGGTAGGCttacaaacatatatttttttaaaaaaaaaaaaaaaaattacaaactgatgtggcacaacataattggatatgagataaattcaaattttgaaaaactcaatcatattgtgccacatcagtttgtaaaatgtgtttgtaagcctagcatttttcttttatattagcccccttaattattattattttttcaaatggttattttatatatttttaaattttacttattaaaCTTAAAggtatttggaaagaaaaatgcaaaattgcctaattTGACACGTAATGATGCAATGGTAGCATGTAGGGCTTCCATGtcaattttaaagtttggatGCATAATTGCAAAATAAGTAAGTTCAGAAAACTAAAGTgtatctttccttttctttttttctttttttttctttttttaacgtGACCGATCAAATGGTGGATTGACAACCACATCACCATTGTGATAGTGATGGAATATTTGTGTGGCACATAacaataacattactcttatgaTGAATGACTTCTTTCATATATAAGAGTAATGTTTATGTGCCACACAAATATACCACCAATATCCCACAAATGGCACATAACATTAGTATCtctatatacatatttaaactatttttaatGATGTTTTAACAGATCggttagttttaaaataaaaatagtatatGACCTTTAAGTATTTTTGGACAAATATGTAAGAATCAAGTCACCAAGTCTCATGACATGTGAAATACGTTGTGTTCAAACCTCTGTTTTGATGAAGGATTATTGCATGAATATGGGTATTTAGGTTAAGTTTGTAGTTTGCGCCATCGAACAATAGACCGAGATGGACAAACGTTCGATTGTGGGTGAATGAACATTCGAATATCAAGGAGCGAATATTTATGGTTTCCAAAATAggtttatacaatttttaacataagtCTTACCTCATTTCTTTCTAGGACTTGATGAACATCGTCATGAAACCACAACCTACTATGGTTGCCAGGTTCTGTGGTTGATTCTTgttgaacaatttctctacTCATTTCTTGTAGTAAGTCATGCATCTCCAATGATTTGTAAGGCAGGGTTGTATTGAGACAGTACTCATGATGATCAATATATATGAGAGATTTATCCACAAGCACTTGTATACCATTATCAACAAAGTAACCAAGTGCGTCTAGTATTTTACTGATATGACATAATTCTTGTCCTTTGAAAAAACATGCaatgtcaagaaaaatattttttacggTGTCCTCCGACCCGtcataacttattctaagtatttcttgaattgttttattaggaATTCTTGTATACATAGCCAATACACTTTCCCATTCGTTCGAGCTTTTACCATATAGATATGAACCAAGCACTATTAAAGCCAGTGGAAGGCCCCTGGCATAACTTGTTACATGCCCTATGAGTTCCAAAAAATCGTAGTTAGGTATGTCACTTTTGAAGGCATTCCAGCGAAAGAGCTGATGAGCTTCATAGCAATTCAATTTATTCACCTGATATGCTAAATCAACTCCGCGTGCAATAAGTAAATGTTTATATCTTGGTGTTGTGATGATTCTACTTCGTAAGCGAAACCTATCACCTTTTGCGACTAACTTTTTGAATTGCTTTGGCAATAGTTGTCTTTCTAATCCAACGCGTTCCAAAGATCCCTATTGTGCACGTAATGCCCTTCTTCTCTATATCTATAAGTGACTTCACATCTTGTGCATGAGATTCTTTTCCAGCTGGATACTGAGCAACTTTGAAGTATGTGTTGTTTACTAATATCGAATCCACCCATTTAATGATTTCGTACATGAATTCAGGTTCATTCCTAACAACACAAAGAgataacaaaacatcaaattaatgagttattttcatattaaaagaatagaaatatttaaaagattaattatatagggttaaatactaaatacccccctTGGTTTaagttgctttatttttttcccccttagcgtttaatttttatcacaggaggtccctatggttttgataatagaccaaattagtcctctgttagttgaccgttagttgacttaacggaagtccacgtggaccaatcaaatgttgacacgcggcaactacttaaattttttttttgtttttttttttaaataaaaaaaagtatttaaaaaaaaaaagaaaaaacattgggggtggctcaaatggccaagagccagccccaattttttttctttttctttttctttttctttttttttttaaaaaaaaatacatttttttttaattttaaaaaaataaaaaaaattgaagtagtTGCTgtgtgtcaacatttgattggttcacgtggacttccgttaaatcaactaacggtcaactgacagaaggactaatttggtctattatcaagaCTACAGagacttcctgtgataaaaatcaaaccatcaggaggaaaaaataaagcaattaaaCTCTAGCgaagtatttagtatttaacccaattatatataaacattttcAAATGTAAAATAGTCCACATCCATGAAAACAGGTGTATAATAATATACTATATGTAATTagaataataattgaaaaaagaacAATCTAGAAGGAAGGCTCAAGAGTGGTTAGAAATACCTGTTTGCCAGATGCATTCCTGACAAATTGGCCATGTCGCTTAGGGCTGTCTTCCACCCATTCACCTTCATTTCGTCATCCTTGAACCTTTCTTCAAGTTTGGCAAATGCTTCTCCAACACTTTCAATTTGGTTCCGTACTTGCTTCGGATCTACATCATAAAACAACGGTAAAACTTGTTGCTTCCTTATTTCTCTACACTCGAGGATCTTCATTAGTTCATCCAAGCACCAATGAGATGATGCATAGTTTTTAGAGAATACAATGATTGAAATCTTTGACTGCTCAATGGCTTTGAGAAGTGCTGGTGAAATTTTCTCTCCACTTCTAAGCTTATCATCCATGAAGGTGTTAATTCCGTTTCGACGCAAAGCTGCGCATAAATGAGCAGTAAAATTGTTTCGAGTATCTTcacctctaaaactcaagaatacatcGAAAGTTGATGGATgggtgaaagaagaagaagaagaagaagaagaagaagaagaatgggtttCTTGGAAGGCCATGGAATAAGTCCTCTTCTGTGTGTATGATTACTGCTTACGAGAGAAGTGACAATGCAGCATTCGAAAACGACCCTATTTAAAGTAAAATAGAGAAGTCTATTGTCCCATTgcatcataattaaaaataataataatagaagttGATCGCACAATTTAAGTAAAATGATTGGCAACTTCCCTAGTGTACTACTTGAGGTCAGAATAATGATACAACttacgcctggcgtgcatcaacagcgATGCACACCaggcaaaaaaattttttttattattattttattattttaatttttttttttaaaaaagaaaaaaaaattttgtctgGCGTGCATCGTAAGTTGCATC from Corylus avellana chromosome ca6, CavTom2PMs-1.0 includes the following:
- the LOC132185489 gene encoding disease resistance protein RPV1-like, with product MAFQETHSSSSSSSSSSSFTHPSTFDVFLSFRGEDTRNNFTAHLCAALRRNGINTFMDDKLRSGEKISPALLKAIEQSKISIIVFSKNYASSHWCLDELMKILECREIRKQQVLPLFYDVDPKQVRNQIESVGEAFAKLEERFKDDEMKVNGWKTALSDMANLSGMHLANRNEPEFMYEIIKWVDSILVNNTYFKVAQYPAGKESHAQDVKSLIDIEKKGITCTIGIFGTRWIRKTTIAKAIQKVSRKRNEPEFMYEIIKWVDSILVNNTYFKVAQYPAGKESHAQDVKSLIDIEKKGITCTIGIFGTRWIRKTTIAKAIQKVSRKR